GACAGTCAGCATCCCGGCACGTCGTCCGACCGTTCGGGGCCGATCCCGCGGCGGTCGGTGCTCAAGACCGCGGGGGTCGGCGGGGCGGTGATGGCGCTCGGTCTCGGGGTGGCGGAGTCGGCCGGGGCCAGGGCCGTGCCGAAGCGTTCGGTTGCTGCCGATGGCCGGGTGGGGGGCAATTCGGTGGATCTGTTCTGCCGGGTGAAGATGGGGGAGTTCGACGACGCGGGCAACGGCACCATGACGGTGACCTGCGGGAACTACGGGCCGGACGACGCCACGGGGCCGGTGTCGCTGAAGTTCATCACGCCGTACTTCATCAACGTGGCCACGCTGCCGAACGTCCCGGGCGGAACGACCAGTTGGCTGTACGAGAACACGGCCCCGGACGTGCCGTCGATGTTCAAGGTCGCCTTCGACGGGATCACGGTGGGTACCACCGTCGATGTCGTGGTGCAGCTGACCCTGCATCCGGAGGCGCCGAACATCCCCGCCTCCGGGCGGGTGATCTTCACGACCGACGAGGGGAACACCGAGGACACGGACGGCGACCTCAGCCACAACGAGTTCCCGGTGATCAGCGTGCGCAAGAGCAAGCAGCACCCGGTCAAGGGCAACAGCAACCTGTACTTCACCACTGAGGGGGCGCCGCTGGTCATCGGCGGCCCCGCGAAGCCGATCGCCTTCCAGTTCTACAACGGGGCCGGACTGCTCCATCCGACGGAGAGCGTTTCGCACTTCACCTTCTCCACCCCGTTCTACGCGCGCGTCCCGGCCGGCGGCCGGCCGCCGGGGCTGACCATGCTGTACGAGAACGACGACCCGGCCGTCCCGTCGATCTACCAGCTGGCGATCCCGCCCGGGATCGGCCTGTTCGGGCCCGTCCCGACGGTGGTGCACATCCCGTTCCAGGCCCAGCCGGGCGGGCCGTTCGGTCACATCGGCGGTCCGGGGATCGTCGTCCCGACCGGGTCGGACTCCCAGGGGGACTACTCCGACAGTCATCACTGGTTCGGCTTCGTGATGGTCAAGGAAGGCGCGGTCTGACGACAGCAGGGGTGGTCCTCCGGCTCGGAGGACCACCCCTGCTGCGGTGCGGGAGCGTCAGATGACGGTCTCGGCCTCGACGTAGCGCTCGGCCGGGACGGTCTTCAGGTCGGCCACCGCGTCGGCGAGCGGGACCAGCTTGATCTCGGTGCCCTGGAGGGCGGTGATGTGGCCGAAGGCGCCCTTGTGGGCGGCCTCGACGGCGTGCCAGCCGAAGCGGGTGGCGAGCACGCGGTCGTACGCGGTGGGGGTGCCGCCGCGCTGGGTGTGGCCGAGGATGACCGGCTTGGCCTCCTTGCCGAGGCGGTGCTCGAGCTCGCGGGAGAGCTGGTTGGCGATGCCGGTGAACCGCTCGTGGCCGTAGATGTCCTTCACACCCTCCTCCCAGTGCATGGAGCCGGGCTCGGGCTTGGCGCCCTCGGCGCAGACCACGATGGCGAACTTCTTGTTCCGGTCGAAGCGCTCGCGGACCACCGCGGTCAGCTTGTCGATGTGGAACGGCCGCTCGGGCACCACGATCGCGTGCGCACCGGCCGCCATGCCGGCGTTCAGGGCGATCCAGCCGGTGTGACGCCCCATCACCTCGACCACCATGACCCGCTGGTGCGACTCGGCGGTGGTCTTCAGCCGGTCGAGCGCGTCGGTGGCGACCGAGACGGCGGTGTCGAAGCCGAAGGTCACGTCGGTGCAGGCGATGTCGTTGTCGATGGTCTTCGGGACGCCGATCACCGGCAGCCCGCCGTCGCTCATCAGCTTGGCGGCCTTCAGGGTGCCCTCGCCGCCGATCGGGATCACCGCGTCGATGCCGAGGTCCGCGCAGTACTGCTTGGCCCGCTCGACGCCGTCCCGCAGGTGGCTCGGCTGCACCCGGGAGGAGCCGAGGATGGTGCCGCCCTGGGCGAGGATGCCGCTCACCGAGTCGAGGGTGAGCGGGCGGTGGACGCCCTCCAGGAGACCGCGCCAGCCGTCCTGGAACCCGATGATCTCGTCGCCGTGGTCGACCACCCCCCGGTGGACCACGGAACGGATCACGGCGTTCAGGCCGGGGCAGTCACCGCCGCTGGTGAGCACTCCAATACGCATTGCTTTGCAACTCCCAAGGGGGCCCCTCCCAGCCGAAGGCTGGGGGAAGTGAGGTCAGCCGGACTTCCACCATACGGCGCCCGGGTCCGACCGGGCAGGCGCCGATGTGGGCCGCGTCACCTTTGACCCGGCCCGCGCGGTACTGCGCCGAACGCCTTAGGAGGGTGTGCGTTCGGCTCTTCTATTGTCGTACGAAACCCGGGGGTTGTTGACCCCCGGCTCAACCCGTGGACAGCTCAGGCGGGCTGACGGGTCGCCGAGATCCGCTCGGCGCGCAGCGCGTCGTACCAGGTGGTGTCGGCCGGCGGCAGCGCGTTCACGTCCAGCGCCAGCTTGATCAGCATGTCGGCGACGGCGGGGTTACGGGCCATCACCGGGCCGTGCAGGTAGGTGCCGAAGATGGTGTCCCGCCAGGCGCCCTCGGTGCCGTCGCCGGTGCCGTTGCCCCGGCCGACCTGGACCTGGGCCAGCGGCTTGACGCCCTGGCCGAGGTGGGTGACGCCCTGGTGGTTCTCGAAGCCGGTGAGCTGAGGGAGGTTCAGCTGAGGGTCCGTCTCCGCCAGCACGTCGCCG
This genomic interval from Kitasatospora gansuensis contains the following:
- a CDS encoding 6-phosphofructokinase; amino-acid sequence: MRIGVLTSGGDCPGLNAVIRSVVHRGVVDHGDEIIGFQDGWRGLLEGVHRPLTLDSVSGILAQGGTILGSSRVQPSHLRDGVERAKQYCADLGIDAVIPIGGEGTLKAAKLMSDGGLPVIGVPKTIDNDIACTDVTFGFDTAVSVATDALDRLKTTAESHQRVMVVEVMGRHTGWIALNAGMAAGAHAIVVPERPFHIDKLTAVVRERFDRNKKFAIVVCAEGAKPEPGSMHWEEGVKDIYGHERFTGIANQLSRELEHRLGKEAKPVILGHTQRGGTPTAYDRVLATRFGWHAVEAAHKGAFGHITALQGTEIKLVPLADAVADLKTVPAERYVEAETVI